The following proteins are encoded in a genomic region of Streptococcus constellatus subsp. constellatus:
- the ftsY gene encoding signal recognition particle-docking protein FtsY — MGLFNRLFGRQKEEKPVENILEEAVPTVPEDNQGKNLEIAEKDSVENARSENLDEQKLQTELKERLAEDKTRLETIQEKVEEIDSDMAETEARIESDERDSQVPESHALQSEMADSQPVNKEKSFSQTLTQQAGAADLQARLVEARRLQAEQEKMRQLDEANAASAETISENFSSLTSTNEAVDANSSIQEETVQEKYDRSLKKTRTGFGARLNAFFAAFRSVDEEFFEELEELLITSDVGVQVASNLTEELRQEARLENAKKPDALRRVIIEKLVDIYEKDGQFNEKINLQDSLTVMLFVGVNGVGKTTSIGKLAYKYKQAGKKVMLVAADTFRAGAVAQLVEWGRRVDVPVVTGPEKSDPASVVYDGMEQAKAENVDILMIDTAGRLQNKDNLMAELEKIGRIIKRVDPVAPHETFLALDASTGQNALVQAKEFSKITPVTGIVLTKIDGTARGGVVLAIRQELDIPVKLIGFGEKIDDIGVFNSENFMKGLLEGLV, encoded by the coding sequence ATGGGGTTATTTAATCGCCTTTTTGGTCGCCAAAAAGAAGAAAAACCAGTTGAAAATATTCTTGAAGAAGCTGTACCAACAGTACCAGAGGATAATCAAGGAAAGAATCTAGAAATAGCAGAAAAGGATTCTGTAGAGAATGCGCGATCTGAGAATCTAGATGAACAAAAGCTCCAGACAGAACTAAAAGAACGGCTTGCTGAGGATAAAACGCGTCTTGAAACCATTCAAGAAAAAGTAGAAGAAATAGACTCGGATATGGCCGAGACAGAAGCAAGGATAGAGTCAGATGAAAGAGATTCACAAGTTCCAGAAAGCCATGCCTTGCAAAGTGAAATGGCAGATTCACAACCCGTAAACAAAGAAAAATCTTTTTCTCAGACTCTAACCCAGCAAGCAGGTGCTGCTGATTTACAGGCTCGTTTAGTGGAAGCTAGACGACTACAAGCAGAACAAGAAAAAATGAGGCAACTGGACGAAGCGAATGCAGCAAGTGCAGAAACAATCTCGGAAAACTTTTCTAGCCTAACATCAACTAATGAAGCAGTTGATGCAAATTCATCTATTCAGGAAGAAACGGTTCAGGAAAAGTATGACCGCAGTCTCAAAAAGACGCGGACAGGATTTGGAGCCCGCCTTAATGCTTTTTTTGCAGCTTTCCGTTCTGTAGATGAGGAATTTTTTGAAGAGTTAGAAGAACTCTTGATTACGAGTGATGTTGGGGTGCAAGTTGCCTCCAATCTGACTGAGGAATTACGTCAAGAAGCTCGCCTTGAAAATGCTAAAAAACCAGATGCCCTTCGTCGGGTCATCATCGAAAAGTTAGTAGACATCTATGAAAAAGACGGTCAATTTAACGAAAAAATTAATTTACAAGACAGTCTGACAGTTATGCTTTTTGTAGGTGTGAATGGAGTTGGAAAGACCACTTCCATCGGGAAATTGGCTTATAAATATAAACAAGCTGGCAAAAAAGTTATGTTAGTTGCAGCAGACACTTTCCGTGCAGGAGCTGTTGCTCAACTGGTAGAATGGGGGCGTCGAGTAGATGTTCCTGTTGTGACAGGTCCAGAAAAGAGTGATCCAGCCAGCGTTGTTTATGATGGCATGGAGCAAGCAAAGGCTGAAAATGTAGATATTCTCATGATTGATACAGCTGGACGTTTGCAAAACAAAGATAATCTCATGGCAGAGTTGGAAAAAATTGGACGAATTATTAAACGGGTAGATCCTGTTGCGCCGCATGAAACTTTCTTAGCTCTGGACGCTTCGACGGGACAAAATGCCCTTGTTCAGGCGAAGGAATTTTCAAAGATTACGCCAGTAACGGGGATTGTTTTGACAAAAATTGATGGAACTGCGCGTGGTGGTGTCGTTCTTGCAATCCGCCAAGAACTTGATATTCCAGTTAAACTGATTGGATTCGGAGAAAAAATTGACGATATTGGAGTATTTAACTCTGAAAACTTTATGAAAGGGCTCTTGGAAGGATTGGTATAA
- a CDS encoding Cof-type HAD-IIB family hydrolase — MNIKLVATDMDGTFLDDKGQFDMVRLKNLLLRFKEKSIYFAVASGRGLLSLEKLFEDVQDEIIFIAENGSLVEFRGKDLYEATMSKDFYLSAFEKLKTSPYININELLLTGKKGCYVLETVDPAYLAFSTHYNENIQKVARLEDITDEIFKFTTNFSEETVAAGEAWVNQHVPGVKAMTTGYKSIDIVLDYVDKGVAIVELAKKLNLEMDQVMTFGDNLNDLHMMQVAGYPIAPENARPEILEVAKEVIGHHAAHSVMTYMEGL, encoded by the coding sequence ATGAATATAAAATTAGTTGCAACAGATATGGATGGCACCTTTTTAGATGACAAAGGTCAGTTTGACATGGTTCGACTTAAGAACTTATTGCTTCGTTTTAAAGAAAAAAGTATCTATTTTGCAGTAGCCAGTGGACGCGGTTTGCTGTCATTAGAAAAGCTATTTGAGGATGTGCAAGATGAGATTATCTTCATTGCTGAGAATGGTAGTTTGGTAGAATTTCGTGGAAAAGATCTTTATGAAGCAACAATGTCTAAGGATTTTTATCTATCAGCTTTTGAGAAATTAAAAACATCTCCATATATCAATATCAATGAATTGCTTCTGACAGGGAAAAAAGGTTGTTATGTCTTGGAGACAGTTGATCCAGCTTATTTAGCTTTCAGCACTCATTATAATGAAAATATCCAAAAAGTTGCTCGCTTGGAGGATATTACAGATGAAATTTTCAAATTTACCACCAACTTTTCTGAAGAAACAGTTGCTGCTGGTGAAGCTTGGGTTAATCAACACGTTCCTGGTGTCAAAGCCATGACAACAGGCTATAAGTCAATTGATATTGTCCTAGACTATGTGGACAAGGGCGTTGCCATTGTCGAATTGGCAAAAAAATTAAATCTTGAGATGGATCAGGTCATGACATTTGGTGACAATCTGAATGATCTACACATGATGCAAGTAGCAGGTTATCCCATTGCCCCTGAAAATGCTCGTCCAGAGATTTTGGAAGTAGCCAAAGAGGTCATTGGGCATCATGCGGCACATTCAGTGATGACGTATATGGAGGGCTTATAA
- the zwf gene encoding glucose-6-phosphate dehydrogenase has translation MSSKVIITIFGASGDLAKRKLYPSLFRLYRSGNLSKHFAVIGTARRPWSKEYFESVVVESITDLADSPEQAQDFASHFYYQSHDVQDTEHYIELRKLQNHLNEHYQAEHNKLFFLSMAPQFFGTIAKHLKSEQIVDGKGFERLIVEKPFGTDLASASKLNDDLLATFDEEQIFRIDHYLGKEMIQSIFAIRFANLLFENVWNRDYIDNVQITFAEKLGVEERGGYYDHSGALRDMVQNHTLQLLSLLAMDKPKAFTKDDIRAEKIKVFKHLHKSTDNDLKKLFIRGQYTSGKVDGKKYISYRSEPNVEPESTTETFVSGAFFVDSDRFRGVPFFFRTGKRLTAKGTHVNIVFKQIESIFGSSLQPNVLTIYIQPTEGFSLSMNGKEVGEQFNLAPLTLDYRTDATASGASPEPYEKLIYDVLNNDSTNFSHWDEVRSSWELIDRIESLWANNEVPLHQYKSGTMGPKASFDLLNQFEAHWNWQPDETYRKEGRLG, from the coding sequence ATGTCTTCAAAAGTGATTATTACAATTTTTGGTGCCAGTGGAGATTTGGCAAAAAGAAAACTTTATCCTTCTCTTTTTAGATTGTATAGATCTGGTAATTTGTCTAAACATTTTGCAGTTATCGGAACTGCTCGCAGACCTTGGAGCAAGGAATATTTTGAATCTGTCGTGGTTGAGTCTATTACAGACCTCGCAGACAGCCCTGAGCAAGCGCAAGACTTTGCTAGCCATTTCTATTACCAAAGTCACGATGTCCAAGATACCGAGCATTATATTGAATTAAGAAAACTACAAAATCATCTCAATGAGCACTATCAAGCAGAACACAATAAATTGTTCTTTTTATCTATGGCTCCTCAGTTTTTTGGGACGATTGCCAAACATCTCAAATCCGAGCAAATTGTAGACGGGAAAGGATTTGAACGCTTAATTGTAGAAAAACCTTTCGGCACAGATCTTGCCTCTGCTAGCAAACTAAACGATGATTTGTTAGCAACATTTGACGAAGAGCAGATTTTCCGTATTGACCATTATCTCGGCAAGGAAATGATTCAAAGTATTTTTGCCATTCGCTTTGCTAATCTTCTTTTTGAAAATGTCTGGAATCGTGATTATATTGACAATGTACAGATTACCTTTGCGGAAAAGTTAGGCGTGGAAGAGCGCGGTGGCTATTACGATCATTCAGGTGCCCTGCGTGATATGGTGCAAAATCATACGCTTCAACTCCTGTCTTTACTTGCTATGGATAAGCCCAAAGCATTTACTAAAGATGACATTCGGGCTGAAAAAATTAAGGTTTTCAAGCACTTGCACAAATCTACCGATAATGACCTGAAAAAACTTTTCATTCGTGGTCAGTACACTTCTGGAAAAGTGGACGGAAAAAAATATATTTCCTATCGCAGTGAACCAAATGTTGAGCCAGAATCTACCACTGAAACCTTTGTTTCTGGTGCGTTCTTTGTGGACAGCGATCGTTTCCGTGGTGTGCCATTCTTCTTTCGTACTGGAAAACGTCTCACTGCCAAAGGAACCCATGTCAACATTGTTTTCAAACAAATAGAATCTATTTTCGGCTCCTCGCTTCAACCAAATGTACTGACGATTTACATTCAGCCGACTGAAGGATTTTCACTTAGCATGAATGGCAAAGAAGTAGGCGAGCAATTTAACTTAGCTCCGCTGACACTTGATTATCGTACAGATGCAACCGCTTCTGGCGCATCACCAGAACCTTATGAGAAGCTCATCTACGATGTGCTAAACAATGACTCAACCAATTTCAGCCATTGGGACGAAGTACGTTCTAGCTGGGAATTGATTGATCGTATTGAATCCCTGTGGGCAAACAACGAAGTCCCTCTTCATCAATACAAATCAGGTACTATGGGACCCAAAGCTAGCTTTGATCTCCTTAACCAATTTGAAGCTCATTGGAATTGGCAACCAGACGAAACCTATCGCAAAGAAGGACGATTGGGTTAA
- a CDS encoding MFS transporter has protein sequence MSEHNQPVSRKTLLSIFATALIAFAGILSETSMNVTFPHLMKVFHTDLGTLQWITTGYLLAVSITITLGATLAHNWSERKILFTSLVTFTFGNGVAMLAPNFALLMLGRILQGAATGIAIPLMFNLIVERIPRSQIGFYMGLTGLVISLAPAIGPTYGGFMIGLFDWHMIYTFIMPVSIISFILGFFFLENTPNKQKRPFEWISFLLLTLSLTFSIMMISSLEEGSFNWSFVIIFLLSLLLFIWRSLTVEHPFLDIRILKNPAILLGIIPFFLYQFSNLSANFLIPNFLVLVKHEATSAAGFALLPGTMLGAFSAPFLGKLYDNKGAKLSLYGGNLLFFLAISVFAFFTESLTLPLIILTYIFFTIGRNMAFNNTMALSVSQISREKSPDATALFQTAQTFAGALGTAIAAMIVNQSPNTTTGVHLVFLLLFFLVILIFYLFYSLFRAIKTRKF, from the coding sequence ATGTCAGAACACAACCAACCTGTTTCAAGAAAAACCTTGCTATCCATTTTTGCCACAGCACTAATTGCTTTTGCTGGAATTCTTTCTGAAACCAGTATGAATGTCACTTTTCCGCATCTTATGAAAGTGTTTCATACAGACCTTGGCACATTGCAATGGATTACGACAGGCTACTTGCTTGCTGTTTCCATTACGATTACACTCGGAGCCACACTAGCACACAACTGGTCTGAACGAAAAATTCTCTTCACCAGCCTAGTTACTTTTACGTTCGGAAATGGTGTGGCGATGCTTGCTCCTAATTTTGCCCTACTAATGCTAGGGCGGATTCTACAAGGCGCTGCCACTGGAATAGCCATACCGTTAATGTTTAACTTGATTGTAGAACGGATTCCACGCAGTCAAATTGGCTTTTATATGGGGCTGACTGGGCTAGTGATCAGCCTAGCACCTGCAATTGGTCCAACTTACGGCGGCTTTATGATTGGCTTGTTTGATTGGCACATGATTTACACATTCATCATGCCAGTTTCGATCATCTCGTTCATTCTAGGATTTTTCTTTTTAGAAAATACCCCCAATAAACAAAAACGTCCTTTTGAGTGGATTTCTTTCTTGCTTCTTACACTTTCACTGACTTTTTCTATTATGATGATTTCTAGCTTAGAAGAAGGTAGTTTTAATTGGAGCTTCGTCATCATCTTTTTATTATCACTTCTACTTTTCATTTGGAGAAGTTTAACAGTGGAACATCCTTTTTTAGATATTCGTATTTTGAAAAATCCAGCTATTTTACTTGGAATCATTCCGTTCTTCCTTTACCAATTTTCAAATTTATCAGCCAATTTTCTGATTCCTAATTTCTTAGTTTTAGTAAAACACGAAGCTACCTCTGCTGCTGGTTTTGCACTGCTGCCCGGAACAATGTTGGGAGCTTTCTCAGCACCTTTTTTAGGAAAATTGTATGATAACAAAGGAGCAAAACTTTCCCTATATGGTGGGAATCTTCTCTTTTTCTTAGCTATTTCCGTTTTTGCATTCTTTACGGAATCCTTAACGCTACCACTGATTATTCTTACTTATATTTTCTTTACAATCGGGCGTAATATGGCATTCAATAACACTATGGCTCTATCTGTCTCACAAATTAGCCGTGAGAAATCACCAGATGCTACAGCACTCTTTCAAACGGCTCAAACATTTGCCGGTGCTTTGGGAACAGCTATCGCTGCTATGATCGTTAATCAATCTCCTAATACAACGACCGGTGTGCATCTTGTCTTTCTACTCCTGTTCTTCCTTGTTATCCTTATTTTTTATCTCTTTTACTCTTTATTTCGAGCTATCAAAACTCGGAAATTTTAA
- a CDS encoding Cof-type HAD-IIB family hydrolase: MADIKLIALDLDGTLLTSEKNISERNLAALKMAQEQGIKIVLTTGRPLKAMELFLNELGVANQEDEYTVTFNGGLVQRNTGEILDKTVFAYDDVARIFEETEKLGLPLDAICEGTVYQIQSDHESLYQTCNPALTFESVSFADLSSQQTYNKCVTAYAPDPLDRGIAQLSSDLFDKYEIFKSRDMLLEWSPKNVHKANGLEKLIAHLGIEQSQVMTCGDEANDLSMIKWAGLGVAMQNAVAAVKEVANVVTPMTNDEDAVAWAIEKYVLK, encoded by the coding sequence ATGGCAGATATAAAATTGATTGCCTTGGATTTAGACGGAACTTTACTGACTTCTGAGAAAAACATTTCAGAGCGAAATTTGGCAGCTCTTAAGATGGCTCAAGAGCAGGGAATCAAGATTGTTTTGACGACCGGTCGCCCTCTAAAAGCAATGGAGCTTTTCTTAAACGAACTGGGCGTAGCCAATCAAGAGGACGAATACACCGTTACTTTTAATGGTGGTTTGGTGCAACGCAATACAGGTGAAATTCTTGATAAAACAGTTTTTGCCTATGACGATGTGGCTCGTATTTTTGAGGAAACAGAAAAGTTAGGCTTGCCACTAGATGCGATTTGCGAAGGAACTGTCTACCAAATCCAGTCAGACCATGAATCGCTTTACCAAACTTGCAATCCTGCTTTAACATTTGAGTCGGTTTCATTTGCAGACTTATCTAGCCAACAGACTTATAATAAATGTGTAACAGCTTATGCACCAGATCCGCTTGATCGTGGCATCGCTCAGCTTTCGTCCGATTTATTTGACAAATATGAAATTTTTAAGTCGCGCGATATGCTGTTAGAATGGTCTCCGAAGAATGTTCATAAGGCAAATGGCTTAGAAAAATTGATTGCTCATTTAGGAATTGAACAAAGTCAAGTCATGACCTGCGGAGATGAAGCAAATGACCTGTCTATGATAAAATGGGCAGGGCTTGGTGTAGCTATGCAAAATGCAGTAGCAGCAGTCAAAGAAGTCGCCAATGTAGTGACGCCGATGACGAATGATGAAGATGCTGTTGCTTGGGCTATAGAAAAATATGTACTGAAATAA